From the genome of Acidobacteriota bacterium, one region includes:
- a CDS encoding DUF3105 domain-containing protein, with product MESRAGNVQPGFPLRLTLPHCSNGGCTMRFLFSLVAAALAMLWAGCSSEETVPLAYVASGGNNHVAVIDLQSGRTLHKHYLGTAPWKLLYDQPRQRLWVQHWYSSSTAVLDLQQQKVIQVLPYRGPGLLDAGGERFLTLSWPGSALHSVNARTLTSEGQRVTEVNRAYALALDSSGEDIWMAQYDPMAEGPHKRYAYLVSYPLDEDSKAPARSQPTGRSPVDIVPVPGQPFMLTADRGTNGLSLINRLGDGRAVPACPAPQAVLLSPEQTRMVVLCWDRGETRFSQMVSYRTDFATRPWPVIVQEKTRRLPAGLTRGAFLPGGEHLYLLDESGGRLLDVDPVDLRTLGEIPVGDQPRDLVIVPTPLSARDRLAGAALAQRHQLEQALSVLLQPGHGFGDLSWTETTSVNSEEEAGARTLRMALLAPDRMRSESAAVTRLAAGGWSIAIGDQGRFWTTPRQELAWLIPSLPNFQFAEAVRQLAGDVPGSPFLRGGLAVDLVAQVEEEGRSYHVIGALSPEQPLSQLWIDSRSGRPAKLVERFPVYQVSGHGGESFSGLAETRYHDWSAHEGGVYLPARLQRLSAGRTQEVEISDIEVDAGLPPSRFDLARLGGLKASAAYINPARPERPQDQPGLALPILPFPGYLNNPRAPHLPYNSNPPTSGPRLAGLAAWGLHSIPVPLELQVHNLEHGGILIQYNCPRDCPQLVSRLRAFIQGRDQVLVAPYPFIETRLALTAWGRLLTLEEFDEARMEAFLKAFGGHDHHADAP from the coding sequence ATGGAGAGTCGGGCTGGAAACGTCCAGCCCGGCTTTCCTCTCAGACTCACCCTGCCTCACTGTTCCAATGGAGGTTGCACCATGCGCTTTCTCTTTTCTCTTGTCGCCGCGGCACTGGCCATGCTGTGGGCAGGCTGCTCAAGCGAGGAGACGGTTCCTCTGGCTTACGTGGCCAGCGGCGGCAACAATCACGTCGCCGTCATCGACCTGCAGAGCGGACGCACCCTGCACAAGCACTACCTCGGTACAGCTCCCTGGAAGCTGCTCTACGACCAGCCGCGCCAGCGGCTCTGGGTGCAGCATTGGTACTCTTCCTCGACGGCGGTCCTCGACCTCCAACAGCAAAAGGTCATCCAGGTTCTTCCCTATCGCGGACCGGGCCTGCTCGATGCCGGGGGAGAACGTTTTCTGACCTTGAGCTGGCCGGGTTCGGCCTTGCACTCCGTCAATGCGCGGACTCTGACTTCCGAAGGACAGCGGGTCACCGAGGTCAACCGCGCCTACGCCTTGGCCCTCGACTCCTCTGGAGAGGATATTTGGATGGCGCAATACGACCCGATGGCTGAGGGTCCGCACAAGCGCTATGCCTATCTGGTTTCCTATCCCCTCGACGAGGATTCCAAAGCGCCTGCCCGCTCCCAGCCTACCGGCCGCAGCCCCGTGGACATCGTGCCGGTCCCCGGACAGCCCTTCATGCTCACCGCCGACCGCGGCACCAACGGGCTCAGTCTGATCAACAGGCTGGGCGACGGACGCGCCGTCCCGGCTTGTCCGGCACCCCAGGCGGTTCTCCTCTCGCCTGAGCAGACCCGCATGGTGGTCCTGTGCTGGGACCGCGGCGAAACCCGCTTCAGCCAGATGGTCAGCTACCGCACCGACTTCGCCACCCGTCCCTGGCCGGTCATCGTGCAGGAGAAGACGCGCCGCCTGCCTGCCGGCCTTACCCGGGGCGCTTTCCTGCCCGGGGGCGAGCATCTCTACCTCCTCGACGAAAGCGGCGGACGCCTGCTCGATGTTGATCCGGTCGACCTGCGGACGCTGGGCGAGATCCCGGTCGGCGATCAGCCCCGCGACCTGGTCATCGTCCCCACGCCGCTCTCAGCGCGCGACCGGCTGGCTGGCGCCGCCTTGGCGCAGCGCCACCAGCTCGAGCAAGCTCTGAGCGTCCTCTTGCAACCCGGCCACGGCTTTGGCGACCTTTCCTGGACCGAAACCACCAGTGTCAATTCCGAAGAGGAGGCGGGCGCCCGCACGCTGCGGATGGCGTTGCTGGCCCCCGACCGCATGCGCAGCGAGTCCGCCGCCGTCACCCGCCTGGCCGCCGGAGGCTGGTCTATAGCGATCGGCGACCAGGGGCGCTTTTGGACAACCCCCCGCCAGGAATTGGCCTGGCTGATTCCCTCACTGCCCAATTTTCAGTTCGCTGAAGCGGTGAGGCAGTTGGCCGGAGATGTTCCCGGCAGCCCCTTCCTGCGGGGCGGACTGGCCGTAGACCTGGTTGCCCAGGTGGAAGAGGAAGGACGCAGCTACCACGTGATTGGGGCTCTCAGCCCTGAACAGCCGCTCAGCCAGCTCTGGATCGATTCCCGGAGCGGACGTCCTGCCAAGCTGGTAGAGCGGTTCCCCGTCTATCAGGTCTCCGGGCATGGAGGCGAGTCCTTCAGCGGACTGGCGGAGACCCGCTACCACGACTGGAGCGCTCACGAAGGGGGCGTTTACCTGCCGGCCCGTCTGCAGCGTCTTTCCGCCGGACGCACGCAAGAGGTCGAGATCAGCGATATCGAGGTCGACGCCGGTTTGCCGCCCTCCCGTTTCGACTTGGCCCGCCTGGGAGGTTTGAAAGCCAGCGCCGCGTATATAAACCCCGCCCGCCCCGAACGCCCGCAAGATCAACCCGGCCTGGCCCTTCCGATCCTGCCTTTCCCCGGCTATCTCAACAATCCCAGGGCCCCGCACCTTCCCTACAACAGCAACCCGCCGACTTCCGGGCCCCGCCTGGCGGGGCTGGCCGCCTGGGGTCTGCACAGCATTCCCGTCCCGCTGGAGCTGCAAGTCCACAACCTGGAACATGGCGGCATCCTGATCCAATACAACTGCCCTCGGGATTGCCCCCAACTGGTTTCTCGCCTGCGGGCCTTCATCCAAGGCCGCGACCAGGTTCTGGTGGCGCCTTACCCCTTTATCGAAACCCGCCTGGCGTTGACGGCCTGGGGACGGCTGCTCACGTTGGAGGAATTCGATGAAGCCCGCATGGAGGCCTTCCTCAAGGCCTTCGGAGGCCATGATCATCACGCCGATGCGCCCTGA
- a CDS encoding MbtH family NRPS accessory protein encodes MTDNNSSDDLYYVVRNHEEQYSIWRSDMPVPDGWETVGSAAPKEDCLERIGELWTDMRPASLRKSMEAAESAG; translated from the coding sequence ATGACCGACAACAACAGTAGCGATGACCTCTATTACGTGGTTCGCAACCACGAAGAACAGTACTCCATTTGGCGTTCCGACATGCCTGTCCCGGACGGCTGGGAAACCGTGGGATCGGCAGCTCCCAAAGAGGACTGCCTGGAGCGCATCGGCGAACTTTGGACCGACATGCGCCCCGCCAGCCTGCGCAAGAGCATGGAGGCCGCCGAATCTGCCGGGTGA
- a CDS encoding SidA/IucD/PvdA family monooxygenase → MNDPKLRVLSEADPRASNGIASPAGEAGPLLDFVGVGFGPSNLALAVAAREAEAGRKGLFFERNSKFQWHPGMMIEGATMRIPFLKDLATLRNPSSPYTFLQYAKARGRLERFVNLTDFYPTRLEYNDYLGWVAEAFAEQVQYGTEVTRVSLLTRKGETVPWCFCVEVTKTATGDTAQHLAQNIVYAPGGRPRIPSGTACCSDRVVHSSRFLPHFPRQFEDHRRSYDFAVVGGGQSAGEILEYLHQRYPRASIHMLISGSAPRPTDDSPFVNEHFSSRHADAFRNYSPEKRAAILRELRTTNYGVIELSLLENLYRSSYLDEVKGRQRLYIHPFSRVQAIQAGEEKVRLTVDAKYGASPSSMSFDGVVLSTGYDRSLDPEIFAEVLPLCKKDSQGRLLLSRRHRLQTDPEMGCGLYAQGLGESSFGIGETLMSLLPFRAREIFADICRRTPAAEERSAKALSGAYPPERHLEHSSDKLYAVMERFRFATLISARREDEPVITQVPLILDRGRGAKGVLFGHMDRANPHVELLEGRCVTALFHGPNSYISPHVYATDQLPTWNSLTVHVEGLARLITDREELVKGLCAIAEHSDQEIGAFRLSPDDPRIETLIGYIVGFEIEIDEILGRFKLSQDRDEADRRRAALAMARRTELGERDIIERVLGQSLREDEERSDGEVFQNHQGERIYDRQQQ, encoded by the coding sequence ATGAATGATCCAAAGCTCCGCGTTCTCTCAGAGGCCGACCCGCGCGCCTCCAACGGTATCGCGTCGCCGGCCGGGGAAGCGGGGCCGCTTCTCGACTTCGTCGGCGTTGGGTTCGGTCCCTCCAATCTCGCTCTGGCGGTGGCGGCGCGGGAAGCGGAGGCCGGCAGGAAAGGGCTCTTCTTTGAGCGGAATTCCAAGTTTCAGTGGCATCCCGGCATGATGATCGAGGGAGCCACCATGCGAATCCCCTTCCTCAAGGACTTGGCGACCCTCCGCAACCCGTCCAGCCCATACACCTTCCTGCAATATGCCAAGGCCCGAGGACGCCTGGAGCGCTTCGTCAACCTGACGGACTTCTATCCCACCCGGTTGGAGTACAACGACTACCTCGGCTGGGTGGCGGAGGCCTTCGCTGAACAGGTGCAATACGGCACAGAGGTCACGAGGGTCTCGCTCCTGACCCGAAAGGGGGAGACCGTGCCCTGGTGCTTTTGCGTGGAGGTCACGAAGACAGCCACGGGAGACACCGCTCAGCACTTGGCACAGAACATCGTCTATGCTCCCGGAGGCCGTCCCCGAATCCCCTCAGGGACGGCTTGCTGCTCTGACCGGGTAGTGCATTCGAGCAGATTTCTTCCCCACTTCCCCAGACAGTTTGAGGACCATCGGAGGAGCTACGATTTCGCAGTCGTGGGCGGGGGCCAGAGTGCCGGCGAGATCCTCGAATACCTGCATCAACGCTACCCGCGGGCGAGCATACACATGCTGATTTCCGGCTCGGCTCCGCGCCCCACGGACGACAGCCCTTTCGTCAACGAGCACTTCTCCTCCAGGCATGCGGACGCCTTTCGTAACTATAGCCCCGAGAAACGAGCGGCGATTCTACGGGAATTGCGGACCACCAACTACGGCGTCATCGAGCTGAGCTTGCTTGAAAACCTCTACCGCAGCAGTTATCTGGACGAGGTTAAAGGCCGCCAACGTCTCTACATTCATCCCTTTTCGCGTGTGCAGGCGATTCAGGCGGGCGAGGAAAAAGTGCGCCTGACGGTAGACGCAAAATATGGCGCCTCGCCAAGTTCGATGAGCTTCGACGGCGTTGTGCTGAGCACCGGATATGATCGCTCCCTCGATCCTGAAATCTTTGCCGAGGTGCTGCCCCTGTGCAAGAAGGACTCCCAAGGCAGACTCCTTCTTTCACGCCGTCACCGGCTGCAGACCGACCCTGAGATGGGCTGCGGACTCTACGCCCAGGGGCTGGGTGAGTCCTCCTTTGGCATCGGCGAGACGCTGATGTCGCTGTTGCCGTTCCGCGCGCGAGAGATCTTCGCGGACATCTGTCGGCGGACGCCAGCCGCCGAGGAGCGTTCGGCGAAGGCCTTATCGGGCGCGTATCCGCCTGAGCGCCACCTGGAGCATTCGAGCGACAAACTCTATGCGGTGATGGAGCGGTTCAGGTTCGCTACGCTGATCTCGGCGCGCAGGGAGGATGAGCCCGTGATAACGCAGGTCCCGCTCATCCTCGACCGCGGCCGCGGAGCCAAGGGAGTCCTCTTCGGGCATATGGACCGCGCCAATCCGCACGTCGAGCTTCTTGAAGGGCGGTGCGTCACGGCCTTGTTTCACGGGCCCAACAGCTACATCTCGCCCCACGTATATGCCACCGACCAACTTCCCACTTGGAACTCGCTCACCGTGCACGTCGAAGGCCTCGCGCGTCTGATCACCGACCGCGAAGAGCTTGTCAAGGGACTCTGCGCCATCGCCGAGCATTCCGATCAGGAGATAGGCGCTTTCCGGCTCAGCCCCGACGATCCCCGAATCGAGACTCTGATCGGGTACATCGTGGGCTTTGAAATCGAGATTGACGAAATCCTCGGCCGTTTCAAGCTGTCGCAAGACCGCGACGAGGCCGACAGGCGCCGCGCCGCCCTTGCCATGGCGCGGCGGACCGAACTCGGCGAACGCGACATTATCGAGCGGGTGCTCGGCCAGTCCTTGAGGGAGGATGAAGAGCGAAGCGACGGCGAAGTCTTCCAAAACCACCAGGGAGAACGGATCTATGACCGACAACAACAGTAG
- a CDS encoding condensation domain-containing protein translates to MIEQFLAELRQRQVRIWAEGDRLRYQAPPGALDESCRRRLRKHREQLLERLGSALRSLPQAVPRADRSHTLPLSSGQQRMWAQWKLAPLSPAYNIAFTLKLEGPLRVSSMVGALSRVRRRQEVLQTYFVETPDGPMQVVDRAPCNLPAEEVADEAAAWRLMSEDASKPFNLAQRAPFQARLFRQNDQLHWLFVKLHHIVADVSSVSIFLRELAAFYQAPEASLPEPALSYADFAVWEQGHLKGARKEKLLAYWRQKLSGQWTPVRLPFAAFCAPPEEVRGERVSFHISKQLGAGLAEVGRSLQATRFMLLVSAFRILLLRYTELTDVLIGTPVIRRTLPGTEALMGYFGNTIVLRNPLRPSDTWQDVLAGERAAALEAFEHQDLPIETLAEELARQNPPRSGPLFQVMLSFTEASSQGYEFRGLRADLREVETQTAKFDLLLSLQESEAGLNGIFEYPHHLFDRRAVRRMAGHFELVLTEMARNPHGCITTAPLLTPPERDLMLWRWRDAESTQDIETSCLHELFEARVRERPEAVAVRFGQEVISYSRLNDEANRLAGRLLDRSVRPGQVVALCMRRTPRLIASLLGVLKAGAAFICIEPHYPLLKIQALLDQCCTQVLVAEGEVAESLPRWEGEVLLPDEGDAPPLDRGLPAAPESLACIMLSGRDYLGIPKMVMIEHRSVTSLLDWAHGFYPAEDLAAVLASCSLCRGPSLFEIFVPLCSGHSLVLAENALSLPFLPARDSVTMANTTPGSVRVLLRKHPEALPESLRVVNLYGERLETALADQVCQQAAGSLRVYDLYGLVEAGAFAACKLRRPGQAPAIGRPISNTRCYVLDQRGLPVPAGVVGELYLAGAGLARGYLHRPRQTAETFTPPPHGDIPDKRLCRTGDRVRCLENGDLQFWGRDDEVLEDDGMLIDGAQVRAALLHCQGIDDAWIVRDKDSGAGLRAFVTASYEGLDLKSVRRLLAVLLPQSKPLLTIGRIADTPLTAQGKVDVSGLQTTDSRGIAAADRSPRTETERRLCEIWKQLLSLERLSVHDHFFDLGGHSLIGIRVMARINEDLGVALPLQAILKHPTVSELAAEVDRSRGLAKRLPPLRARSAAASPTTLVQRHFWSVDRTAENPHFLNIASSFALRGPFDLAAGKQALEALSRRHPILGAKFDLRDGRLWQQWDDGTCVEAALFDFAHIRDEQEKRLLLEAAQSEAARPFDLARGPCARFMIARLQQDHHVLTLVAHHIVADEWSLGVLGREFAADYEAIARGLDSPLTRPSLTFGDYAFWERECLEQGLFDGQVAQWKSILEPPLERMRFSWRPARDGSEEGVESYPLKIAPALSMKLAKVARREQTSLFVVLLSALKRLLQRQGGSCDVRVATNLASRHQRPLENMVGPLTDTLVLRTRVSPRQSPLGALRRVRESFLHACGHHDVPFEELMRRLSTESGIERSALAQAFFLFDEQPAEMNAFAGLTTEPAPVEAQSGFFKSAVHDYDLILYLAMSDSGLSGQLTLKGRLGSGTAAGALLGRYNALLEEIVEHAFAR, encoded by the coding sequence ATGATTGAGCAATTTCTGGCTGAGTTGCGCCAACGGCAAGTCCGAATCTGGGCCGAGGGGGACAGGCTTAGGTACCAAGCTCCGCCAGGCGCCCTCGATGAAAGCTGCAGGAGGCGGCTTCGAAAGCATCGCGAGCAGCTTCTCGAACGTCTGGGATCGGCCCTCCGCTCACTGCCGCAAGCCGTTCCCAGGGCCGACCGTAGCCATACGCTCCCGCTTTCCTCAGGACAGCAGCGGATGTGGGCGCAGTGGAAACTGGCGCCCCTCAGTCCGGCTTACAACATTGCATTCACGCTCAAGCTGGAGGGTCCTCTGAGAGTGTCCTCGATGGTGGGCGCCTTGAGCCGGGTCCGACGCCGGCAAGAAGTCCTGCAGACCTATTTCGTGGAGACGCCGGACGGTCCGATGCAGGTCGTCGATAGGGCCCCTTGCAATCTGCCTGCTGAGGAGGTCGCAGATGAAGCCGCTGCCTGGAGGCTGATGAGCGAGGATGCCTCAAAGCCCTTCAACCTGGCTCAGCGCGCCCCATTTCAAGCACGTCTGTTTCGGCAGAACGATCAGCTTCATTGGCTTTTCGTCAAGCTGCACCACATCGTGGCGGACGTCTCTTCGGTTTCCATATTTCTGCGCGAATTGGCCGCATTCTACCAAGCACCAGAAGCTTCCCTGCCCGAACCGGCACTGAGTTACGCCGACTTCGCGGTGTGGGAGCAAGGCCACTTGAAGGGGGCTCGCAAGGAGAAGCTCCTGGCCTATTGGAGGCAAAAGCTCAGCGGACAATGGACCCCCGTGAGACTGCCTTTCGCTGCTTTTTGCGCTCCCCCGGAAGAAGTTCGTGGCGAACGGGTGTCTTTTCACATCTCAAAGCAACTCGGCGCCGGCCTGGCCGAGGTCGGCCGGAGCCTGCAGGCGACGCGGTTCATGCTCCTGGTCAGCGCTTTCCGCATTCTGCTCCTTCGATACACTGAACTGACCGACGTGTTAATCGGCACGCCCGTCATCCGCCGGACTTTGCCCGGAACCGAAGCCCTGATGGGCTACTTCGGCAATACAATCGTGCTGCGCAATCCGCTCAGGCCTTCAGATACCTGGCAGGACGTGCTGGCGGGCGAGCGTGCCGCGGCGCTGGAAGCCTTCGAGCATCAGGACCTGCCCATCGAGACTCTGGCTGAAGAACTCGCCCGGCAAAACCCGCCGCGTAGCGGACCCCTCTTTCAAGTCATGCTTTCCTTCACCGAAGCCTCCTCGCAGGGATATGAGTTCCGCGGACTGCGGGCCGACTTGAGAGAAGTCGAAACTCAAACCGCCAAGTTCGACCTCCTGCTTTCGCTGCAGGAAAGCGAAGCCGGACTGAACGGCATCTTCGAATATCCTCATCACCTTTTTGATCGCAGGGCGGTCCGACGCATGGCCGGCCACTTTGAGCTGGTGTTGACGGAAATGGCCCGTAATCCTCACGGATGCATCACAACCGCCCCTCTCCTGACTCCGCCGGAAAGAGACCTGATGCTGTGGCGATGGAGGGACGCTGAAAGCACCCAAGACATCGAGACGAGCTGTCTTCACGAGTTGTTCGAGGCCCGCGTTCGGGAACGGCCAGAGGCTGTGGCTGTCCGCTTTGGGCAGGAGGTCATCTCGTACAGCAGACTCAACGATGAAGCCAACAGACTGGCAGGCCGGCTGTTGGACCGGTCCGTGAGGCCGGGACAGGTGGTGGCCCTGTGCATGCGGCGCACGCCGCGGCTAATCGCCAGCCTTCTCGGCGTCCTTAAGGCGGGCGCCGCTTTCATCTGCATCGAGCCTCACTATCCGCTGCTGAAAATCCAAGCTCTGCTCGACCAGTGCTGCACCCAGGTCCTGGTCGCTGAAGGCGAGGTGGCCGAATCTCTCCCAAGATGGGAGGGAGAGGTGCTGCTGCCGGACGAGGGGGATGCCCCGCCGCTTGATCGCGGATTGCCGGCAGCCCCCGAGAGTCTAGCCTGCATCATGCTCTCCGGGCGAGATTATCTCGGCATTCCGAAGATGGTCATGATCGAGCATCGAAGCGTCACTTCGCTCCTCGACTGGGCCCACGGCTTTTACCCGGCCGAGGATCTTGCCGCAGTGCTCGCCTCCTGCTCGCTTTGCCGCGGCCCCTCACTCTTCGAAATCTTCGTTCCGCTCTGCTCCGGGCACAGTCTGGTGCTGGCCGAGAACGCCCTCTCCCTTCCTTTCCTGCCGGCAAGGGATTCCGTCACGATGGCGAACACGACACCGGGGAGCGTGCGGGTTCTGTTGCGGAAGCACCCTGAGGCCTTGCCCGAGTCCTTGCGGGTGGTCAATCTCTACGGCGAACGCCTCGAAACCGCTCTCGCCGATCAGGTCTGTCAGCAGGCGGCCGGCTCCTTGCGGGTCTACGACCTCTACGGACTTGTCGAGGCCGGGGCCTTTGCCGCCTGCAAGTTGCGGCGGCCCGGGCAAGCGCCGGCCATCGGCCGGCCCATTTCAAACACCCGCTGCTACGTCTTGGATCAGCGCGGCCTTCCCGTTCCGGCCGGAGTGGTGGGCGAACTCTACTTGGCCGGGGCCGGCTTGGCCCGCGGTTATCTTCATCGGCCTCGACAAACCGCTGAAACATTCACCCCTCCGCCTCATGGAGACATTCCAGACAAGCGTCTCTGCCGGACCGGTGACCGAGTGCGCTGTTTGGAGAACGGCGACCTGCAATTCTGGGGACGCGACGACGAGGTGCTGGAGGACGATGGGATGCTCATCGATGGCGCCCAGGTCAGAGCCGCGTTGCTGCATTGCCAAGGCATCGACGACGCATGGATCGTAAGGGATAAGGACTCCGGTGCAGGTCTGAGGGCCTTTGTCACGGCTAGCTACGAAGGTCTTGACCTCAAATCCGTCAGGCGGCTCCTGGCCGTGCTGCTGCCCCAATCGAAGCCTCTCCTCACCATCGGACGTATCGCCGACACTCCGTTGACGGCCCAGGGCAAGGTAGACGTCTCTGGCCTCCAGACAACTGACTCAAGAGGCATAGCCGCCGCCGACCGGTCACCCCGAACTGAAACCGAGCGGCGGCTGTGCGAAATCTGGAAGCAACTCCTCAGCCTGGAGCGGCTCAGCGTTCACGACCATTTCTTCGACTTGGGCGGACATTCATTGATCGGCATCCGCGTTATGGCCCGGATCAACGAGGACCTAGGCGTTGCCTTGCCTCTGCAGGCCATCCTCAAGCATCCGACCGTTTCGGAGCTGGCAGCGGAAGTTGACCGCTCGCGGGGCCTTGCCAAGAGGTTGCCGCCTTTGCGGGCCCGTTCCGCCGCCGCCTCGCCGACGACGCTGGTGCAGCGCCATTTCTGGTCAGTGGATCGGACGGCTGAGAACCCGCACTTTCTCAACATCGCCAGCTCCTTCGCTCTCAGAGGCCCCTTCGACTTGGCCGCGGGCAAGCAGGCTCTGGAAGCACTGTCGCGGCGGCACCCGATTCTCGGCGCCAAGTTCGATCTGCGGGACGGAAGGCTCTGGCAGCAGTGGGACGACGGCACCTGTGTTGAGGCCGCCCTTTTCGATTTCGCACACATTCGCGACGAGCAGGAGAAACGCCTTTTGCTCGAGGCGGCTCAATCAGAGGCTGCCAGGCCCTTTGACCTGGCGAGAGGTCCGTGTGCCCGTTTCATGATCGCCCGTTTGCAGCAAGATCACCATGTCCTGACTTTGGTGGCCCACCACATCGTGGCCGATGAATGGAGCCTGGGCGTGTTAGGGCGGGAATTCGCCGCCGACTATGAGGCCATTGCCAGAGGACTGGATTCGCCCCTTACTCGGCCCTCCCTCACTTTTGGCGATTACGCCTTCTGGGAGAGGGAGTGCCTGGAGCAAGGCCTTTTCGACGGCCAGGTGGCGCAATGGAAAAGCATCCTGGAGCCGCCACTGGAGCGCATGCGCTTTTCTTGGCGTCCGGCGCGGGACGGCTCCGAGGAGGGGGTGGAAAGCTATCCCCTCAAGATCGCACCTGCTCTCTCTATGAAACTGGCAAAAGTGGCCCGTCGCGAGCAGACGTCCCTCTTCGTGGTCTTGCTCTCGGCCTTGAAAAGGCTTCTTCAGCGGCAAGGCGGGAGTTGCGACGTCCGCGTGGCCACCAATCTGGCGTCGCGTCATCAGCGCCCGCTCGAAAACATGGTGGGTCCGCTTACGGATACGCTGGTTCTGCGCACCAGGGTTTCTCCCCGGCAATCGCCCTTGGGAGCGCTGCGCCGGGTGCGCGAGTCGTTCCTGCACGCCTGCGGACATCACGATGTCCCCTTCGAGGAACTGATGCGACGCCTGAGTACGGAGTCCGGAATAGAACGGAGCGCACTGGCTCAGGCCTTCTTCCTTTTCGATGAACAGCCTGCCGAAATGAACGCCTTCGCCGGGCTGACCACCGAGCCGGCGCCGGTTGAGGCCCAGTCCGGCTTTTTCAAGTCGGCGGTGCACGACTACGACCTCATTCTCTACCTGGCAATGTCCGACAGCGGCTTGAGCGGGCAACTGACGCTTAAGGGCAGGCTCGGCTCGGGCACGGCGGCCGGGGCTTTGTTGGGAAGGTACAACGCATTACTTGAGGAGATCGTCGAACATGCTTTTGCAAGATGA
- a CDS encoding serine hydrolase, with amino-acid sequence MNKNAWMGRAALAAGFMVWMLGGPFPAFPNRILAQPGGLPEEVQALIEKSGAEVGLAFRTLDGEMELFINQRERFHAASTMKVPVMIELFRQAEEGWLGLDDPLKVENEFASLVDGSPFSVGEEADQAVYARLGGSMPLRELCLHMIAVSSNLATNLLIERLGVENIQSTVEKMGAAGMQVIRPLEDIKAYEKGLSNTTDAQGLFLLMEAIAQEKAVSPRASREMIAILKRQEFVDAIPAGVPEGVEAANKTGEITRIHHDAAIVYGPRPFVLVVLTRGLDDREASAALIASLTRLVYSHSNGD; translated from the coding sequence ATGAACAAGAACGCGTGGATGGGAAGAGCGGCGCTGGCAGCAGGATTCATGGTATGGATGCTGGGCGGGCCGTTCCCTGCTTTCCCCAACCGGATTCTGGCTCAACCCGGCGGCTTGCCAGAAGAGGTGCAGGCCCTGATCGAAAAGAGCGGGGCCGAGGTGGGGTTGGCCTTCCGCACGCTGGACGGGGAGATGGAGCTGTTCATCAACCAGCGGGAGCGCTTTCACGCCGCCAGCACCATGAAGGTGCCGGTCATGATCGAGCTCTTCCGCCAGGCTGAAGAGGGGTGGCTGGGCTTGGACGATCCGCTCAAGGTCGAGAACGAGTTCGCCAGCCTGGTGGACGGTTCGCCGTTTTCGGTAGGGGAAGAGGCCGATCAGGCCGTCTACGCCAGACTGGGCGGCAGCATGCCTCTGCGCGAGCTTTGCCTGCACATGATCGCCGTCAGCAGCAACCTGGCCACCAACCTGCTCATCGAGCGCCTGGGGGTGGAGAACATCCAGTCCACGGTGGAGAAGATGGGCGCCGCGGGCATGCAGGTGATCCGTCCGCTGGAAGACATCAAAGCCTACGAGAAAGGACTCAGCAACACCACCGACGCCCAGGGGCTCTTCCTGTTGATGGAGGCCATAGCCCAGGAGAAGGCCGTCAGTCCTCGGGCCAGCCGTGAGATGATCGCCATCCTCAAGCGGCAGGAGTTCGTGGACGCCATTCCGGCCGGGGTTCCAGAGGGGGTCGAGGCGGCCAACAAGACCGGCGAAATCACCCGCATCCACCACGACGCCGCCATCGTCTACGGCCCGCGCCCCTTCGTGCTGGTCGTCCTCACCCGCGGCCTCGACGACCGTGAAGCGTCCGCCGCCCTTATCGCCTCACTGACCCGCCTCGTTTACTCCCATAGCAACGGGGACTGA
- a CDS encoding bacterial transcriptional activator domain-containing protein → MQLCPGQAIWADVSVFEQAYREGRGVQGAYLEDGLAEAMEEAVELYGEGLLPNRYENWCLEERERFGHKYLAMRDQLMDYHLSRTRLEEAVEQGRQILLCDNSHERTHRRLMWLHHLRNDRTSALRQYDLCTAALKEELDVDPSEATSELYEKIRDEKVPTSIDKRASAMVAQSATDSLREFQVHLSGLQSSLADMERRLKSLLLELKT, encoded by the coding sequence TTGCAGTTGTGTCCAGGGCAGGCCATCTGGGCGGATGTCAGCGTTTTTGAGCAAGCTTACCGAGAGGGACGCGGCGTACAGGGGGCGTACCTCGAAGACGGCCTGGCCGAGGCCATGGAGGAGGCAGTGGAACTCTACGGTGAAGGACTGCTGCCGAACCGCTACGAGAACTGGTGTCTGGAGGAGAGGGAGAGGTTTGGCCACAAGTACTTGGCGATGCGCGACCAGCTCATGGACTACCACTTGAGCCGTACGCGTCTCGAAGAGGCCGTCGAGCAGGGAAGGCAGATCCTGCTATGCGACAACTCACACGAGCGGACCCACCGGCGGCTGATGTGGCTTCACCACCTGCGCAACGACAGGACAAGCGCGCTTCGCCAGTACGACTTGTGCACAGCGGCCCTCAAGGAGGAACTGGACGTCGACCCCTCCGAGGCCACTAGCGAGTTGTACGAGAAGATTCGCGACGAAAAGGTGCCGACTTCGATCGACAAGCGGGCATCCGCCATGGTGGCTCAATCCGCCACGGACTCGCTGCGGGAGTTCCAGGTTCATCTGTCTGGTTTGCAGTCCAGCCTGGCCGACATGGAAAGGCGCCTCAAGTCCTTGCTGCTGGAACTGAAGACCTGA